One Mycolicibacterium goodii genomic region harbors:
- a CDS encoding alpha/beta fold hydrolase — protein sequence MTERKPNLRTVRELSPTLEFRTIHGYRRAFRIAGSGPAILLIHGIGDNSTTWHTVQSKLAQRFTVIAPDLLGHGRSDKPRADYSVAAYANGMRDLLSVLDIDRVTVVGHSLGGGVAMQFAYQFPQFVDRLILVGAGGVTKDVNVALRIASLPMGSEALALLRLPLVLPALQIAGKVAGSVFGSTGVGRDIPDMLRILADLPEPTASSAFARTLRAVVDWRGQVVTMLDRCYLTESVPVQLIWGESDSVIPVGHARMAHAAMPGSRLEIFEGSGHFPFHDDPDRFVEVVERFIDSTEPAVYDQDLLRSLLRTGASPSTMTGSLDTQVAVIEAMGVDERSAT from the coding sequence ATGACCGAGCGAAAGCCCAACCTGCGCACGGTACGTGAGCTCAGTCCGACCCTGGAGTTCCGCACGATCCACGGCTACCGGCGCGCGTTCCGGATCGCCGGGTCCGGCCCGGCGATCCTGCTGATCCACGGGATCGGGGACAACTCGACGACGTGGCACACCGTGCAGTCGAAGCTTGCCCAGCGTTTCACGGTGATCGCCCCGGATCTGCTCGGGCACGGGCGTTCGGACAAGCCGCGCGCCGACTACTCCGTGGCCGCGTACGCCAACGGCATGCGGGATCTGCTCAGCGTGCTCGACATCGACCGCGTGACGGTGGTGGGTCATTCGCTCGGCGGCGGCGTGGCCATGCAGTTCGCGTACCAGTTTCCTCAGTTCGTCGACCGGTTGATCCTCGTCGGCGCCGGTGGCGTCACCAAGGACGTCAACGTGGCGCTGCGTATCGCGTCGCTGCCGATGGGCAGTGAGGCGCTCGCGCTGCTGCGACTTCCGCTCGTGCTGCCCGCGCTGCAGATCGCGGGCAAGGTGGCCGGTTCGGTGTTCGGGTCGACCGGCGTCGGCCGCGACATCCCCGACATGCTCCGTATCCTCGCCGATCTGCCGGAACCGACCGCATCCTCGGCGTTCGCGCGCACCCTGCGCGCGGTGGTCGACTGGCGTGGCCAGGTGGTGACCATGCTGGACCGTTGTTATCTGACCGAATCCGTTCCGGTACAGCTGATCTGGGGTGAATCCGACTCGGTGATCCCGGTCGGTCACGCCAGGATGGCCCACGCCGCGATGCCCGGCTCCCGTCTGGAGATCTTCGAGGGGTCGGGCCATTTTCCGTTCCACGACGATCCGGACCGGTTCGTCGAGGTCGTCGAACGGTTCATCGATTCCACCGAACCCGCGGTGTACGACCAGGATCTGTTGCGCAGCCTGCTCCGCACCGGTGCGAGCCCTTCGACGATGACGGGCTCCCTCGACACGCAGGTCGCGGTCATCGAGGCCATGGGCGTCGACGAGCGCAGCGCAACCTGA
- a CDS encoding PhzF family phenazine biosynthesis protein, which produces MAIDVTVLRVFTDSDGKFGNPLGVVDDSTVDPADRQRIAAQLGYSETIFIDLPQPGSTTAHALIFTPTSEMPFAGHPTVGAAWYLRDVGTPIKTLRVPAGIVQVSYDGDLAAINARSEWAPEFAIYDLASAEELMGADPDDYEDDVENYLWTWIDKNEGIVRSRMFAAHLGIREDEATGAAAVRMTDYLSRDLTIIQGKGSVIQTKWSPEGWVQVSGRVVNDGTRQL; this is translated from the coding sequence ATGGCCATCGACGTGACCGTGTTGCGAGTTTTCACCGACTCCGACGGCAAGTTCGGCAATCCGCTCGGCGTGGTCGACGACAGCACCGTGGATCCCGCGGACCGGCAACGTATCGCCGCGCAACTGGGTTACAGCGAAACGATTTTCATCGATCTCCCGCAGCCCGGCAGCACCACGGCCCACGCGCTGATCTTCACCCCGACCTCCGAGATGCCCTTCGCGGGTCATCCCACGGTCGGCGCCGCGTGGTATCTGCGGGACGTCGGCACACCGATCAAGACGCTGCGGGTTCCGGCCGGCATCGTGCAGGTGTCCTACGACGGCGATCTCGCTGCGATCAACGCCCGCTCGGAATGGGCACCGGAGTTCGCGATCTACGACCTGGCGTCCGCCGAGGAACTGATGGGCGCAGATCCGGACGACTACGAGGACGACGTCGAGAACTACCTGTGGACGTGGATCGACAAGAACGAGGGCATCGTGCGATCCCGCATGTTCGCCGCGCATCTGGGCATCCGAGAGGATGAGGCCACCGGCGCGGCCGCGGTTCGGATGACCGACTATCTGAGCCGGGATCTGACGATCATCCAGGGCAAGGGGTCGGTGATCCAGACCAAGTGGAGCCCCGAAGGCTGGGTTCAGGTGTCGGGTCGAGTGGTCAACGACGGAACCCGGCAGCTCTGA
- the nrdR gene encoding transcriptional regulator NrdR: MHCPFCRHPDSRVVDSRETDEGQAIRRRRSCPECGRRFTTVETAVLAVVKRSGVTEPFSREKVIRGVRRACQGRDVDDDALNVLAQKVEDAVRGLGTPEIPSHEVGLAILGPLRELDEVAYLRFASVYRSFSSAEDFEREIEALRAHRGA, translated from the coding sequence ATGCACTGTCCGTTCTGCCGTCATCCTGATTCCAGGGTGGTCGACTCCCGCGAAACCGATGAGGGGCAAGCCATCCGACGACGCCGCTCATGCCCGGAATGCGGCAGGCGTTTCACCACGGTCGAAACTGCGGTCCTCGCGGTGGTCAAGCGCAGCGGCGTGACCGAACCGTTCAGCCGGGAGAAGGTGATCCGCGGGGTCCGCCGCGCATGTCAGGGTCGCGACGTCGACGACGATGCGCTCAATGTCCTGGCCCAGAAGGTCGAGGATGCCGTGCGCGGGTTGGGCACCCCCGAGATTCCCAGCCACGAGGTTGGTCTGGCCATCCTGGGCCCACTGCGCGAGCTGGACGAGGTGGCCTATCTGCGCTTCGCGTCGGTGTACCGGTCCTTCTCGTCCGCCGAGGACTTCGAACGGGAGATCGAGGCGCTGCGCGCCCATCGCGGAGCCTAG
- a CDS encoding LysM peptidoglycan-binding domain-containing protein: MAILDIPVDIPIDIPVDRRYGAGRAGVRAAAARTSVRPPVQDSVRTAPTPERVRPRGDRPVRRPHPGRPGGAALRHRGTGVLMSRASHRRRPITPATTVVLALVAAGITVWLGLVAQFGGVLGSSSPASAPSELAVVQVQSGETLQQVARRVAPDAPVAQVVQQIRDLNQLESAALDAGQTLIAPVG, encoded by the coding sequence ATGGCCATCCTCGACATCCCGGTCGACATCCCCATCGACATCCCCGTCGACAGGCGATACGGCGCAGGCAGGGCCGGCGTGCGGGCCGCTGCGGCACGGACCTCGGTGCGCCCTCCGGTTCAAGACTCGGTCCGGACCGCGCCGACGCCCGAGCGCGTGCGGCCGCGAGGCGACCGTCCGGTGCGCCGGCCGCACCCTGGCCGTCCGGGTGGTGCGGCGCTGCGTCACCGCGGCACCGGCGTGCTGATGTCCCGCGCCTCGCACCGGCGTCGCCCGATCACCCCGGCGACCACGGTGGTGCTGGCGCTTGTCGCCGCCGGTATCACGGTGTGGCTCGGTCTCGTCGCACAGTTCGGTGGCGTGCTCGGCTCGTCGTCCCCGGCCTCGGCGCCCAGCGAACTGGCCGTCGTGCAGGTGCAGTCGGGGGAGACGTTGCAGCAGGTCGCGCGTCGGGTTGCGCCCGATGCTCCGGTCGCCCAGGTGGTCCAGCAGATCCGTGACCTCAACCAGTTGGAGTCCGCGGCGCTCGATGCCGGGCAGACCCTGATCGCCCCTGTGGGCTGA
- the lexA gene encoding transcriptional repressor LexA → MSDDTGEFTDGSTDSPAETDGAGRRRAVDSGLTERQRTILEVIRASVTSRGYPPSIREIGDAVGLTSTSSVAHQLRTLERKGYLRRDPNRPRAVDVRAVDDPAAAPVVTTDVAGSDALPEPTFVPVLGRIAAGGPILAEEAVEDVFPLPRELVGEGSLFLLKVVGDSMVDAAICDGDWVVVRQQNVADNGDIVAAMIDGEATVKTFKRARGQVWLMPHNPAYDPIPGNDAAVLGKVVTVIRKI, encoded by the coding sequence ATGAGCGACGACACCGGCGAGTTCACGGACGGCAGTACCGACAGCCCGGCCGAGACGGACGGCGCCGGCCGGCGCCGCGCCGTGGACAGCGGCCTCACAGAACGTCAGCGCACCATCCTCGAGGTCATCCGCGCCTCGGTGACCAGTCGGGGCTACCCGCCGAGTATCCGGGAGATCGGTGATGCCGTCGGCCTCACGTCGACATCGTCGGTGGCCCACCAACTGCGCACCCTCGAACGCAAGGGATATCTGCGCAGGGATCCGAACCGGCCGAGAGCAGTCGACGTCCGCGCAGTCGACGATCCCGCGGCCGCCCCCGTCGTCACGACCGACGTGGCGGGCTCCGATGCGTTACCGGAACCCACGTTCGTGCCGGTACTGGGCCGTATCGCCGCCGGCGGCCCGATCCTGGCCGAGGAAGCCGTCGAGGATGTCTTCCCGTTGCCGCGGGAGCTCGTCGGCGAGGGCTCGCTGTTTCTGTTGAAGGTCGTCGGTGACTCGATGGTCGACGCCGCGATCTGCGACGGGGACTGGGTGGTGGTACGCCAGCAGAATGTCGCCGACAACGGCGACATCGTCGCGGCCATGATCGACGGCGAGGCGACCGTCAAGACCTTCAAGCGCGCCCGCGGTCAGGTGTGGCTCATGCCGCACAACCCGGCTTACGACCCGATTCCCGGCAACGATGCCGCCGTGCTCGGCAAGGTTGTGACGGTCATCCGCAAGATCTGA
- a CDS encoding LGFP repeat-containing protein, producing MTRPGAKLNNAVRRMTIGLLAVALAGLLVPAVASATPESDADAAINSAWEVSGGDGGPLGPRQGGVYPVGSGFGQNFTGGKMFFTPDTGAHYVQGAILEKYEALGGPADSDLGFPTIDEGAGRAPDSRNSTFSAPDNPVIFWTPATGARVVRGAINAAWDKLGGSAGVLGVPSDDETYDGDLVRQTFTGGELSWNRKTKAFTTVPPELAGQLTDLQIPDDPISAIATARRVAGGPMGPLGAKDGDVYKIGDAGGLGQNFAGGKIFYSPETGANVISGQVLEKYESVGGPQGDLGFPTSSETDGGLGPNSRLATFAAPDKPVIFWTPDYGAVIVRGAMNAAWEKLGGATGTLGAPTADQTEDGTVITQKFSGGAISWDRSDNTFTTEPANLASELAGLEIPGLQQMPAPAAGQQQPEDESKPFSWHWSWWWLVALIPVLALAALVVGAAVWHRRRNRDDGFDHEPFDDDHYDDDHYEDDYGDRYEERYDDSYEDSYGDGSHEGRAPHGDHREGRFDSDRYRDDASAVPPGAPASGLYAPGADTGADEPVTSRFADPYHESEPAGSPFDGPTDVSMPVSRWAAPGGSPVADEDDQPEDSAELAPASDDDFQHDYEDQAVERDDELDHEGDLADRADVEADLEDDLEEDVEDGYADGRENDGSAEAGTGARPEAAAAAAAGAFAGPVPVAAGFTRPAFDEQECSDDVDTAPTRVVTGADLRSSGPPSGRHAAIELDEPVPSATALHLPLDDPQQAPEGYPIKADTKTGMYWAPDSEDYRDAVAEIWFASEEFARTNGFVRAN from the coding sequence ATGACTAGGCCGGGAGCGAAGCTGAACAACGCTGTTCGGCGGATGACGATCGGCCTGCTCGCAGTCGCCCTCGCGGGACTTCTCGTGCCAGCGGTCGCGTCGGCGACGCCGGAGTCCGACGCCGATGCCGCGATCAACTCCGCGTGGGAGGTCAGCGGCGGCGACGGCGGCCCGCTGGGTCCGCGGCAGGGCGGTGTCTACCCGGTCGGGTCGGGATTCGGCCAGAACTTCACCGGCGGCAAGATGTTCTTCACGCCCGACACCGGTGCGCACTACGTCCAGGGCGCGATCCTGGAGAAGTACGAGGCGCTCGGCGGCCCGGCCGACAGCGATCTCGGGTTCCCCACCATCGACGAAGGCGCCGGGCGCGCACCGGACAGCCGGAACTCCACGTTCAGCGCGCCCGACAACCCGGTGATCTTCTGGACGCCGGCCACCGGCGCACGCGTGGTGCGCGGCGCCATCAACGCCGCATGGGACAAGCTCGGTGGTTCGGCGGGTGTGCTGGGCGTGCCGTCCGACGACGAGACCTACGACGGCGATCTGGTGCGCCAGACGTTCACCGGTGGGGAACTGTCGTGGAACCGGAAGACCAAGGCCTTCACCACGGTTCCGCCTGAACTCGCGGGTCAACTGACCGATTTGCAGATCCCGGACGACCCGATCTCGGCGATCGCCACTGCGCGTCGTGTGGCCGGCGGCCCGATGGGGCCGCTCGGTGCCAAGGACGGCGACGTGTACAAGATCGGCGACGCGGGCGGTCTCGGCCAGAACTTCGCCGGCGGCAAGATCTTCTACAGTCCCGAGACCGGCGCCAACGTGATCAGCGGGCAGGTCCTCGAGAAGTACGAGAGCGTCGGCGGGCCGCAGGGTGACCTCGGGTTCCCGACCAGCAGCGAGACCGACGGCGGCCTTGGACCGAACAGCCGGCTCGCCACGTTCGCCGCACCCGACAAGCCGGTGATCTTCTGGACGCCCGACTACGGCGCCGTGATCGTGCGCGGCGCGATGAACGCCGCATGGGAGAAACTGGGCGGCGCCACCGGAACCCTCGGTGCACCGACGGCCGATCAGACCGAGGACGGCACCGTCATCACCCAGAAGTTCAGTGGCGGCGCCATTTCGTGGGATCGCTCCGACAACACCTTCACCACCGAGCCGGCGAACCTGGCGTCCGAGCTGGCCGGACTGGAGATCCCCGGGCTTCAGCAGATGCCTGCACCGGCCGCCGGGCAACAGCAACCCGAAGACGAGTCCAAGCCGTTCTCGTGGCACTGGAGCTGGTGGTGGCTGGTCGCCCTGATCCCGGTCCTCGCGCTTGCCGCACTCGTGGTGGGGGCGGCGGTGTGGCACCGGCGTCGTAACCGCGACGACGGATTCGACCACGAACCGTTCGACGACGATCACTACGACGACGATCACTACGAGGACGATTACGGGGACCGCTACGAGGAGCGCTACGACGATTCCTACGAGGATTCCTACGGCGACGGGTCGCACGAGGGCCGAGCGCCCCACGGCGATCACCGCGAGGGCCGCTTCGACTCCGACCGGTACCGCGACGACGCGTCTGCGGTGCCCCCGGGCGCGCCTGCGTCGGGTCTCTACGCGCCCGGCGCCGACACCGGCGCTGACGAGCCTGTGACCTCGCGGTTCGCCGATCCGTATCACGAAAGCGAGCCCGCCGGCTCGCCGTTCGACGGGCCGACGGATGTCTCGATGCCCGTCAGCCGGTGGGCCGCACCCGGTGGCAGTCCCGTTGCCGACGAGGACGACCAGCCCGAGGATTCGGCAGAACTCGCACCCGCGAGCGACGACGATTTCCAGCACGACTACGAGGACCAGGCAGTCGAGCGCGACGACGAACTCGACCACGAGGGGGATCTGGCCGACCGGGCCGACGTCGAGGCCGATCTGGAGGACGACCTCGAAGAGGACGTCGAGGACGGGTACGCCGACGGTCGCGAGAACGACGGGTCCGCCGAGGCGGGAACCGGTGCCCGGCCCGAGGCGGCGGCTGCCGCCGCGGCAGGCGCGTTCGCCGGGCCTGTGCCGGTTGCGGCGGGATTCACCCGACCCGCATTCGACGAGCAGGAATGCAGCGACGACGTCGACACCGCACCGACGCGTGTGGTGACCGGCGCGGACCTGCGCAGCAGCGGCCCGCCGAGCGGGCGTCACGCGGCGATCGAACTCGACGAACCGGTGCCGAGTGCCACTGCGCTCCACCTGCCGCTGGACGACCCGCAGCAGGCACCGGAGGGATATCCGATCAAGGCGGACACCAAGACCGGCATGTACTGGGCGCCCGACAGCGAGGACTACCGGGATGCGGTGGCCGAAATCTGGTTCGCCAGTGAAGAGTTCGCCCGCACGAACGGGTTCGTACGGGCGAACTGA